Below is a genomic region from Telmatobacter sp. DSM 110680.
GCCCACAAGGTGACCCGCGCCGATCGCTACGAAAGTTATGCCATCGCCTTTCAGCAGAGTCTCAATCTGCGTGGTGAACGCTTCGTTGCGCTTCACGACGAGAGTCTGAAAGAGGTCTGGGTGCTTGTCACGAAACTCGGCGTTGTTGAACTGGTCGAGAGCATCGACATCGCCTGCATACCAGGCAGCTATAAGCTTGTTGAACTTTTCGACACCGGTGTCAAAGTCGTCGAGTTCGGAGACAAGATAGTCGACCTGTGCTTTGTCACTCATGTCGTCGAAGTAGTGAAGCTGTTGCTCGGCTGTCTCGAAACCTTTGACGGGTTTATTTGCGCTCACGAACTGAGGTTTTAATTCCAGTTCGACGCCGCTACTGGGATCGTAACCAGCCTTCATTAAAGGCATGAGACTAAGCGTTAAAGCAGCCAGCCATGGTTTGAATGGCTCAAGCATCGATTCGCCACCAGGAAGGCCCGCCGAAGCTGCGACCTTGGTAAGCTTAGCGAGTTGGTCGGGAGTGAGTTTGGTGGATAGAGGATGGGCCTGATCCAGGCCAAGCTGCATGATCAGCGGCTGCATCGCAGCGGCGTCGTCGACGTTGGGGATCTCAAGATAGAGCGTGCCGCTTTCCTTGATGGCAGCGTCGATTTTGGCGGAGTGCCACGACTGACCTTTTTGAAGCGCGTG
It encodes:
- a CDS encoding TraB/GumN family protein, which gives rise to MPRATRLVSLVLLLASIIAPALSAHAEPAIWVVKGPHATVYLFGTVHALQKGQSWHSAKIDAAIKESGTLYLEIPNVDDAAAMQPLIMQLGLDQAHPLSTKLTPDQLAKLTKVAASAGLPGGESMLEPFKPWLAALTLSLMPLMKAGYDPSSGVELELKPQFVSANKPVKGFETAEQQLHYFDDMSDKAQVDYLVSELDDFDTGVEKFNKLIAAWYAGDVDALDQFNNAEFRDKHPDLFQTLVVKRNEAFTTQIETLLKGDGITFVAIGAGHLVGKEGVPAMLEKQGFKVTRE